The bacterium genome includes a window with the following:
- a CDS encoding DUF5916 domain-containing protein: MHLMIVIATIVFCQVQTQPKSLEVHFTAISPRIDGIIDEVWNQADSAYDFIQYEPYEMEKSTEKTEVYVLQDHSNLYFAFVCHADSHEMIANLTTAEDFIAVGIDPFGSKTTAYYFLINGSGIYDDGWILDDGRTMDDSWDGVWYFAIKFYDNQYVAEFKIPFKTIRYKNGLDQWGIQFMRYIAANHETDYWTETLQKEGELISKWPVMTGVDPRVQGYNFELYPEVYVRDDRHRSYSDSSGTDSMKIKPSGSLNIKWDITPQTTLNSTLYPDFAQIESDPYTLNLNRYPTILSEKRPFFLEGKDIFRMSDFGENKGFFTPLQLFYSRSVGKSMNGDAVPIIGGLKLTSKTENTNYGLLGAFTGKYERNDTLLETNKIYGVFRMKRRLFQNSDLGILVSGMRDTADNYNYAVGLDNVYRRGPNQYIAQAAVSDSSGKKGWAVSSGMFGFFGPFLALGGASAIHDSFNVKSIGFVPMAGEQKVLILCGPFNQFQRGFISNIYTALGAVLIKEAGSTDWSKIAVLEFNPNTRNEWGCDLSGYLGPYYEADTNYQYRNVNLSAWGNLMGQHLEFGSNYGYNYNYQRGFLAYQGSSYATCRWSVIEHLAVGIDANYWLEWDPENTLLAKTMRLRPNTKFYITTPATITLFSEFIIYDEAGDAQETRLAAVRTGALFSWNFSPKSWIYIALNDYRAEVDEPGVVKPIYQVGAVKAKYLFYF, translated from the coding sequence ATGCACTTAATGATCGTAATTGCCACGATCGTATTTTGTCAGGTTCAAACCCAGCCTAAATCGCTGGAAGTGCACTTTACCGCGATAAGTCCCAGGATCGATGGAATTATTGATGAAGTGTGGAACCAGGCTGATTCGGCCTATGATTTTATCCAGTATGAACCCTATGAAATGGAAAAAAGCACTGAAAAAACGGAAGTTTATGTCTTACAAGACCACAGTAATTTGTATTTTGCTTTTGTCTGCCACGCTGACAGCCACGAAATGATAGCTAATCTTACGACCGCGGAAGATTTTATCGCCGTGGGTATTGATCCGTTCGGCAGCAAGACCACGGCCTATTATTTTCTCATCAATGGCAGCGGTATATATGATGACGGGTGGATCCTTGATGACGGCCGGACCATGGACGATTCATGGGATGGGGTGTGGTATTTCGCGATCAAATTCTATGATAATCAATATGTCGCGGAATTTAAAATACCCTTCAAGACGATAAGGTATAAGAACGGTCTTGATCAGTGGGGGATACAGTTCATGAGGTATATCGCGGCAAACCATGAGACTGATTACTGGACCGAGACGCTGCAAAAAGAAGGAGAATTGATCTCGAAGTGGCCGGTCATGACCGGCGTTGACCCGCGGGTGCAGGGATACAATTTTGAGCTGTATCCTGAAGTTTATGTGCGGGACGACCGGCACCGGTCATATTCTGACAGCAGCGGGACCGACAGCATGAAGATCAAACCGAGCGGCAGCTTGAATATCAAGTGGGATATCACGCCGCAGACGACGCTCAACAGCACGCTATACCCTGATTTTGCCCAGATCGAGTCTGATCCTTATACATTGAACCTGAACCGATATCCGACTATTCTCAGCGAGAAACGGCCGTTTTTCCTGGAAGGTAAAGATATCTTCCGGATGTCCGATTTTGGCGAGAATAAGGGGTTTTTCACGCCGCTCCAGCTCTTTTACAGCCGGAGCGTCGGCAAGTCAATGAACGGCGATGCCGTACCGATAATCGGCGGCCTGAAACTGACCAGTAAAACAGAGAACACAAATTACGGGTTACTCGGAGCTTTCACCGGTAAATATGAAAGAAACGATACCCTGTTGGAGACCAATAAAATATACGGCGTCTTTCGCATGAAGCGGCGCTTATTCCAGAATTCAGATCTGGGTATACTGGTCAGCGGAATGCGTGACACCGCAGATAATTATAATTACGCGGTGGGGCTTGACAACGTGTACCGCCGGGGTCCCAACCAGTACATTGCCCAGGCCGCGGTCAGCGACAGCAGCGGCAAAAAGGGTTGGGCAGTGTCGTCCGGCATGTTCGGTTTCTTCGGTCCGTTTCTTGCCCTGGGCGGCGCCAGCGCGATCCATGATTCATTCAACGTAAAATCGATCGGGTTCGTGCCCATGGCCGGCGAGCAGAAGGTCCTGATACTCTGCGGACCATTCAACCAGTTCCAGCGCGGGTTTATCAGCAATATCTACACGGCGCTGGGCGCGGTATTAATAAAAGAAGCCGGCAGTACTGATTGGTCAAAGATCGCGGTTTTGGAGTTCAACCCCAATACCCGTAATGAATGGGGATGCGATCTCTCGGGTTATCTCGGCCCGTATTATGAAGCTGACACGAACTACCAGTACCGTAACGTGAACCTTTCGGCCTGGGGAAATCTAATGGGGCAGCATCTTGAATTCGGCAGCAATTACGGTTACAACTATAATTACCAACGCGGCTTCCTTGCCTACCAGGGATCGAGTTATGCGACCTGCCGCTGGTCGGTCATTGAACACCTGGCCGTGGGAATAGACGCGAATTACTGGCTGGAATGGGATCCGGAAAACACACTCCTGGCAAAGACCATGCGTCTCCGGCCCAACACCAAATTTTACATCACGACGCCCGCGACCATCACTTTGTTCAGCGAATTTATCATCTATGATGAAGCCGGGGATGCCCAAGAGACGCGGCTGGCAGCTGTTCGCACGGGCGCGCTCTTTTCGTGGAACTTCAGCCCCAAGTCATGGATCTATATCGCGCTCAACGATTACCGCGCCGAGGTCGACGAACCAGGCGTGGTCAAGCCAATATACCAGGTCGGCGCAGTAAAAGCAAAATACCTGTTTTATTTCTGA
- a CDS encoding TlpA disulfide reductase family protein, giving the protein MKSIINNIVLLAFSAGIMAAQAQETLGFKDLRWAYDLTPGTKLVYSIEDRTTLSNTENGRVGTMTVWTIRQNDARDLHVVISGVMLPYRLRPENERDDYPPEFSYAFCDLSPNGTYRAHWALEHTYFQDLFIPMPASSEQAVAGWGSGELQFAEKEHYRAQSETVSDSTVTLSVVRESPLDRIHGISNASLVVFRVKDAGMVPTSKKLIKDRTGGIHTETAITLDSVVQFDLAAMRDFFSEADIYFAADSAYDNFVSNAEEDPAHAVEWLADAESILVKARSDIIQPELKSIVAQWTDGFVSDSQYINDMIRKRSEIIGKSAPAWNAVDFKGKKHSLNKYKGKVVVLDFWYKNCPWCIRSMPALKRVAERFKDKPFAIIGMNVDKNEDDALLVMDTLQLNYVNVKAGEINKLYGVTGYPTLFIIDKKGRFYDMRIGYTPDLYETLVISVEAALAK; this is encoded by the coding sequence ATGAAATCCATAATAAATAACATCGTTCTTTTAGCATTTAGCGCTGGGATCATGGCAGCCCAAGCTCAAGAGACTCTTGGCTTTAAAGATCTGCGGTGGGCGTATGATCTGACGCCTGGCACTAAGCTGGTATACTCGATCGAGGACCGCACGACCCTGTCCAATACCGAGAATGGCCGCGTCGGCACAATGACGGTCTGGACGATCAGGCAGAACGACGCCAGGGACCTGCACGTGGTGATAAGCGGCGTCATGTTACCTTACCGGCTCCGACCGGAAAACGAGCGCGATGACTATCCACCGGAATTTAGTTACGCATTCTGTGACCTCAGCCCCAATGGAACATACCGGGCCCACTGGGCGCTTGAACATACATATTTCCAGGACCTGTTCATCCCCATGCCCGCCAGCAGCGAACAGGCAGTGGCAGGATGGGGATCCGGCGAGCTCCAATTTGCAGAAAAAGAGCATTACCGGGCCCAGTCCGAAACGGTTTCTGACTCGACGGTGACTCTTTCGGTCGTGCGAGAAAGCCCGCTTGACCGGATCCACGGGATATCAAATGCATCGCTGGTGGTCTTCAGGGTCAAAGATGCCGGCATGGTGCCGACATCCAAAAAACTGATCAAAGACCGTACCGGCGGCATCCATACTGAAACAGCGATCACGCTGGATTCGGTAGTCCAGTTCGATCTCGCCGCCATGAGGGATTTTTTCAGCGAAGCCGACATCTACTTTGCCGCTGATTCAGCTTACGATAACTTTGTATCCAATGCCGAGGAAGACCCTGCGCATGCAGTAGAATGGCTCGCTGATGCCGAGTCAATACTGGTCAAAGCCCGGTCGGATATTATTCAGCCCGAACTGAAAAGCATTGTCGCGCAATGGACCGACGGATTTGTCTCTGATTCACAGTACATCAACGACATGATCAGAAAAAGGAGCGAGATCATTGGAAAATCAGCTCCCGCCTGGAACGCGGTTGATTTCAAGGGTAAAAAACACTCTCTGAACAAATATAAAGGAAAGGTGGTCGTGCTTGATTTCTGGTACAAGAACTGCCCATGGTGCATCCGGTCAATGCCGGCGCTCAAACGCGTTGCCGAACGTTTCAAAGACAAGCCTTTCGCCATCATCGGCATGAACGTGGACAAGAACGAGGATGACGCCCTGTTGGTCATGGACACGCTCCAGCTGAATTATGTCAATGTTAAAGCCGGCGAGATAAACAAGCTCTATGGCGTGACCGGCTACCCCACGTTATTCATCATCGATAAAAAGGGCAGGTTCTACGACATGCGCATCGGGTATACCCCGGACCTTTACGAAACATTGGTAATATCGGTTGAAGCTGCACTGGCGAAATAA
- a CDS encoding zinc-dependent metalloprotease family protein, with translation MTMLITILSLSMTCLFGQASEWSDTCRLMLAVQPLGTVDTVIINNIIEGITSLYEVEVAVLPGMGMPGQAYYKPGKRYRAEKILVYLDSIGNFERYTMILGITRKDISTTKGKYYDWGIFGLGYMPGRVCVISTYRLGKKKVSVQKFHERLVKVVNHELGHNFGLDHCPNQGCLMEDAKGTIRTVDNETGELCEECKAKVRTILSDQD, from the coding sequence ATGACTATGCTGATCACGATATTATCATTGTCAATGACATGCCTTTTTGGCCAGGCATCAGAATGGTCAGATACATGCCGGCTGATGCTCGCGGTCCAGCCGTTGGGAACGGTCGATACGGTCATTATTAATAATATTATTGAAGGGATAACTTCGTTATATGAAGTCGAGGTCGCGGTCCTGCCCGGCATGGGAATGCCAGGACAAGCCTACTACAAGCCGGGCAAACGGTACCGTGCGGAAAAGATCCTTGTATACCTGGACAGTATTGGTAATTTTGAACGATACACTATGATCCTGGGTATTACGAGGAAGGACATTTCCACGACCAAGGGAAAATATTATGACTGGGGTATTTTTGGACTCGGCTACATGCCGGGCCGCGTATGCGTGATCTCCACGTACCGCCTGGGAAAGAAAAAAGTCTCGGTCCAGAAATTTCATGAACGCCTGGTCAAGGTCGTCAACCACGAACTCGGTCACAACTTTGGTCTTGACCACTGCCCCAACCAGGGGTGTTTGATGGAGGACGCCAAAGGTACGATCAGGACCGTGGATAACGAAACCGGCGAACTTTGTGAAGAATGCAAGGCAAAGGTGCGGACGATCTTAAGCGATCAGGATTAG
- a CDS encoding NUDIX hydrolase — protein MHFVKMKDAVAVVIINKADKYLLIRRAKKDASEDYWCPVTGAVEKDETQEQAVIREAKEELGITVEPEKKVWECLTHNKEYRLHWWVVRHIDDEISANPLEVKEYRWVSVHEMPAIGKMFDSDLVFFQGIAVTIEREP, from the coding sequence ATGCATTTTGTTAAGATGAAGGATGCGGTTGCGGTAGTTATTATTAACAAGGCGGATAAATATCTGCTCATCAGACGGGCTAAAAAAGACGCGTCTGAGGACTACTGGTGTCCGGTAACGGGTGCGGTTGAAAAGGATGAAACCCAGGAACAAGCAGTGATACGGGAGGCAAAGGAGGAACTCGGGATCACCGTAGAGCCGGAAAAAAAAGTCTGGGAATGCCTGACCCATAACAAGGAATACCGGCTGCACTGGTGGGTGGTAAGACACATTGATGATGAGATCAGCGCCAATCCTCTGGAAGTAAAAGAATACCGGTGGGTAAGCGTTCACGAGATGCCGGCCATCGGCAAAATGTTTGATTCCGACCTGGTGTTTTTCCAGGGCATTGCGGTAACAATAGAGAGGGAGCCATGA
- a CDS encoding FlgD immunoglobulin-like domain containing protein, producing the protein MIKRGISMLILIAAGIGFCQTNWTKYLNNPVMTKDTTLAGIWEWAGIGQPTCVFENDTTKMYYAAAGVAYIGDSILRGRISYAYSTDSVDWIKRDPPMPVLDVGSPGAWDSRWLDTPAIIHDNNGYKLYYYGDSLSVVYSAIGMATSTNGISWTKDPANPVLEKGELMGWDGFWVESPAVLYDSVSDLYEMWYTGVGYGPGLPSDLRISIGRATSGDGSIWIKDTLHNPVLDVGAPGSFDDGWVSVPGVRKTGGIYEMWYVGASIADYAADSTLDTSRVGYATSTDGINWIKYGGNPVLSTFDPPVDTGGPWAPDVVFDGTAYKMLYEAVGGICLASAPASLISENRNSTLLRAVVGPTIFSRAVTIRWPLTLTSSVHATIYNSAGQRVRSIVFNATKPFTWHGEDDTGSRLPGGIYFVTLRAGDMSTAAKCILLR; encoded by the coding sequence ATGATCAAAAGAGGAATTTCGATGCTGATCCTGATCGCGGCTGGAATTGGCTTTTGCCAGACCAATTGGACAAAGTATCTGAACAACCCGGTGATGACGAAAGATACGACGCTGGCCGGGATCTGGGAGTGGGCCGGGATCGGGCAGCCAACCTGCGTATTCGAGAACGACACGACCAAGATGTACTATGCCGCAGCCGGTGTCGCCTATATCGGAGACTCAATCTTAAGAGGTAGAATAAGTTACGCGTATTCGACCGACAGCGTTGACTGGATAAAAAGGGATCCGCCCATGCCGGTGCTGGATGTGGGATCTCCTGGTGCCTGGGATTCACGCTGGCTGGACACGCCCGCGATCATCCACGATAATAATGGCTACAAGCTTTACTACTACGGTGATTCTTTGTCCGTCGTTTATTCAGCGATCGGCATGGCGACATCGACCAATGGGATAAGCTGGACTAAAGATCCGGCCAACCCGGTCCTGGAAAAGGGCGAACTGATGGGGTGGGATGGCTTCTGGGTCGAGTCACCAGCCGTATTGTACGATTCAGTGTCAGATCTATATGAGATGTGGTACACCGGCGTCGGTTATGGACCCGGTCTGCCGAGCGACTTACGGATCAGCATCGGCCGAGCTACGTCAGGCGACGGTTCTATCTGGATCAAAGATACGTTACATAATCCCGTGCTCGATGTCGGCGCGCCTGGTTCTTTCGATGATGGGTGGGTTTCTGTGCCTGGTGTTCGAAAGACCGGCGGCATTTATGAAATGTGGTATGTTGGGGCTTCGATCGCCGATTATGCAGCTGACAGCACGCTCGATACGTCGCGCGTGGGGTATGCGACCTCGACCGACGGCATTAACTGGATCAAATACGGGGGCAATCCCGTGCTCTCTACCTTTGATCCACCGGTCGATACTGGCGGTCCCTGGGCTCCCGATGTGGTCTTCGACGGCACCGCATACAAGATGCTGTACGAAGCGGTCGGCGGAATATGCCTGGCCAGCGCGCCTGCAAGTTTGATATCGGAAAATAGAAACAGCACATTGCTGCGTGCTGTTGTCGGTCCAACAATTTTTTCACGGGCCGTGACGATCCGCTGGCCATTGACTCTTACTTCGAGCGTCCATGCTACGATCTACAACAGCGCAGGGCAGAGGGTCAGAAGCATTGTTTTTAACGCAACAAAACCGTTCACCTGGCACGGCGAAGACGACACCGGCAGCAGGCTTCCCGGCGGCATTTATTTTGTGACCTTAAGAGCCGGTGATATGTCAACCGCAGCTAAATGCATTTTGTTAAGATGA
- a CDS encoding pyridoxamine 5'-phosphate oxidase family protein: protein MVKRKKKITLNDVWKLFKKTQVIYLATADGKKPRVRPVTMIHYKRKLWVSTSSSDAKVCQIKRNPAIEFCLLLKTNKHSGYVRGSGRALIVKSLSVKKELSEAIPFFKYFWKIYKDPSFCLLQLKLRQIEYMPLGKMSAVRLSV, encoded by the coding sequence ATGGTCAAAAGGAAGAAGAAGATAACGTTAAACGATGTCTGGAAATTGTTCAAGAAAACACAGGTTATTTACCTGGCGACGGCGGACGGTAAAAAACCACGGGTCAGGCCGGTGACAATGATCCATTATAAACGGAAACTATGGGTGTCGACATCGTCGAGCGACGCGAAAGTGTGTCAGATCAAACGCAACCCGGCAATTGAATTTTGTTTGCTGCTTAAGACAAATAAACACAGTGGTTATGTCAGGGGCAGCGGAAGGGCATTGATCGTAAAGAGCTTGTCAGTTAAAAAAGAACTCTCAGAAGCGATACCATTCTTCAAATATTTCTGGAAAATATACAAAGACCCGAGTTTTTGTTTGCTGCAGCTGAAGCTGAGGCAGATCGAGTATATGCCGTTAGGAAAAATGTCTGCTGTAAGACTAAGCGTGTGA
- a CDS encoding PhzF family phenazine biosynthesis protein: MAKDLRFYIVDVFAEQEFAGNQLAVFINAGNVPAKAMQKIARETNFSETTFIRSDKENNGGWDVRIFTPEEEVPFAGHPTLGSAYVIQQMLMRRKVNEVKLNLKVGQIPVQFKYLGKTPGILWMKQNTPVFGKYFDALRIAKALGIKPAAIDRRFPVQEVSTGLPFIIAPLKNLDAVKKAMMNIGDFKTLIKGAKARCILVLCPQTYSKQNDLNVRVFAPFYGVPEDPATGSANGCLAGYLVKNRYFGTDVISVKVEQGYEIGRRSRLYLKARNIKGKIEVLVGGKVRLVAEGTFL; encoded by the coding sequence ATGGCGAAAGATTTGAGATTCTATATCGTCGACGTATTTGCCGAGCAGGAATTTGCGGGCAACCAGCTGGCCGTGTTCATCAATGCCGGCAACGTTCCGGCAAAGGCCATGCAAAAGATCGCGCGCGAGACTAATTTTTCGGAAACTACGTTTATCAGATCTGATAAGGAAAATAATGGCGGTTGGGATGTCAGGATCTTTACGCCCGAAGAGGAAGTTCCGTTTGCCGGACATCCAACACTGGGATCGGCTTATGTCATACAGCAAATGCTGATGCGCCGCAAGGTGAATGAAGTCAAGCTAAACCTGAAAGTGGGGCAGATACCGGTTCAATTCAAGTATCTGGGCAAAACCCCAGGTATCTTGTGGATGAAACAGAACACCCCGGTTTTTGGAAAGTACTTCGATGCGCTTAGGATAGCAAAAGCCCTGGGTATCAAGCCGGCGGCGATCGACCGAAGGTTCCCGGTTCAGGAGGTATCGACGGGCCTGCCCTTTATTATTGCGCCGCTGAAGAACCTTGATGCGGTCAAAAAGGCGATGATGAATATCGGGGATTTCAAAACGCTGATAAAAGGCGCAAAAGCGCGATGCATCCTGGTCTTATGCCCCCAGACCTACAGCAAACAGAATGACCTCAACGTGAGGGTTTTTGCGCCTTTTTACGGCGTTCCCGAGGACCCGGCAACGGGCAGCGCGAATGGATGTCTGGCCGGGTATCTCGTGAAGAACAGGTATTTCGGCACGGATGTGATATCGGTCAAGGTTGAACAGGGATACGAGATCGGCCGGCGTTCGCGATTGTATCTCAAGGCCCGGAACATAAAAGGAAAGATCGAAGTCCTGGTCGGAGGCAAGGTCAGATTGGTGGCTGAGGGAACATTCCTTTAG
- a CDS encoding TonB-dependent receptor, translating to MIRFIACLLIISMHLFGAEYGKITGRAVDSETGDPLIGANVIVEGTELGTATDEKGVYSVLYVPAGTYAVMASYLGYDPFTYTSVVVNADQTTVLNFRLRPTIIQVEGVTSIAVREPIVVSQTQTSRSVTSQDISRLPVTTINQVISLQAGVVQSNLGTHIRGGRNEEITYFVDGIITKVPQTGNVSADMSPSAIEEVSVISGGFDAEYGDALSGIINVVTREGGSKPSGSVRYLTDQFLVSDKLDKFNCGYSLYDLSVGGPFPLTSRLRYFLSVELMSTKSYQAAQYKVESPRQEYRGNARLTYLLPNAKGKVTASAYNSREQWIIYGPINDPKMKYFANVPMNRQKNVIGSMTFNYMLSAKTLTSLRLGYTSFQQIFGTRDYAWESDHDRKWYEDYRMKAEHLIPYLTDHRLPARQVIVDSVMQYHEEYTDRDVQALRYNPYGIEGIFYTYGDFRVWRYWANEDMQGRFDVTQSIGKIHEFKTGGDMIKYNMSYYDNNLPWVNNPFWDYYERSPIKFAAYVQDKMDFEGLIARVGMRLDYFDPRTYTYGDPGDFLSDTLTWADNSYKVSPRLGFSLPVTDRMKFRFNYGHYFQLPVLQNLYMVTDTAVVRVALTRGNTIIGNIFIKPQKTIMYEFGLENQLSDVLVFGFTTYFKDIYDLSQIRKVPALPITYFQYFNVDYGNVKGFEFRIDKIMSSMWALGLSYTLQFAKGTASFAGEYYNDYYNFQIDPPVIDYWLDFDERHLVNANLDLQLPKDFILIPLQSVASSFVFTYNSGQPYTPTNLRGDRIGDENSARMTGSWNVDWNASKQIMVGPISLGLSMIIQNLFNTEQVIAVYQTTGEPDNHGDPEPSLDQFGPLTLTSTRYSPQSDFNHDGVVAATEMKSSYMDALADFYNNPVNYGSPFRIQLGASIGF from the coding sequence ATGATACGATTCATCGCTTGCCTTTTGATCATCAGCATGCACCTTTTTGGTGCCGAGTATGGAAAAATAACAGGTCGAGCCGTGGATAGTGAGACGGGAGATCCCCTGATCGGCGCTAACGTGATAGTTGAGGGTACGGAACTGGGCACCGCGACCGACGAGAAGGGTGTTTATTCCGTGCTGTATGTTCCGGCGGGGACCTATGCGGTTATGGCTTCATACCTTGGATATGATCCCTTTACGTACACGAGCGTGGTGGTGAACGCTGACCAGACCACGGTCCTTAATTTCCGCCTAAGACCGACCATTATCCAGGTCGAAGGCGTGACCTCGATCGCGGTAAGAGAGCCGATCGTCGTTTCCCAGACCCAGACTTCTCGTTCCGTGACTTCGCAGGACATTAGCCGCCTGCCGGTCACGACCATCAATCAGGTGATATCACTGCAGGCCGGAGTCGTGCAAAGCAATCTGGGCACGCATATCAGGGGCGGCCGGAACGAAGAGATCACATATTTTGTCGATGGGATAATTACGAAGGTACCGCAGACCGGCAACGTGTCGGCTGACATGAGCCCGTCAGCGATCGAAGAGGTATCGGTGATCAGCGGCGGATTTGACGCTGAATACGGAGACGCGCTTTCCGGCATCATTAATGTCGTAACGCGAGAAGGCGGTTCAAAACCGTCGGGCAGCGTGCGCTATCTTACGGACCAGTTCCTGGTATCGGACAAGCTTGACAAGTTCAATTGCGGGTACAGCCTCTACGATTTATCAGTGGGCGGTCCATTCCCGCTGACCAGCCGTCTCAGGTATTTTCTGTCCGTCGAACTCATGTCGACCAAGTCCTACCAGGCAGCGCAGTACAAGGTGGAATCTCCGCGTCAAGAATACCGCGGAAACGCCCGCCTTACGTACCTGCTCCCTAATGCCAAAGGCAAGGTGACGGCCTCGGCTTACAATTCCCGCGAACAATGGATCATCTATGGCCCGATCAACGATCCCAAGATGAAATATTTTGCCAATGTTCCCATGAACCGTCAAAAAAACGTGATCGGGTCAATGACCTTCAATTATATGTTATCCGCCAAAACTCTGACATCGTTGAGACTCGGCTACACGAGTTTCCAGCAGATCTTCGGCACGCGCGACTATGCATGGGAATCGGACCATGACCGGAAATGGTACGAGGATTACCGGATGAAAGCCGAACACCTGATCCCATACCTCACAGACCACAGACTGCCGGCACGGCAGGTCATCGTTGACAGCGTAATGCAGTACCATGAAGAGTACACCGACCGTGATGTGCAGGCGCTACGGTATAATCCCTACGGGATCGAGGGGATTTTCTACACGTATGGCGATTTCCGCGTGTGGCGTTACTGGGCGAATGAGGATATGCAGGGCAGATTCGATGTCACTCAATCGATCGGCAAGATCCACGAGTTCAAAACCGGGGGCGACATGATCAAGTACAATATGAGCTACTATGACAATAATCTGCCCTGGGTCAACAATCCGTTCTGGGATTACTACGAACGCTCACCCATCAAGTTTGCGGCTTACGTGCAGGACAAAATGGATTTCGAGGGTCTCATTGCGCGGGTCGGAATGCGCCTTGATTATTTTGATCCCAGGACCTACACCTATGGCGACCCTGGCGATTTCCTGAGTGACACGCTGACCTGGGCGGACAACAGCTATAAGGTATCACCGCGGCTGGGTTTTTCCCTGCCGGTCACGGACCGCATGAAGTTCCGGTTCAATTACGGGCATTATTTCCAGCTGCCGGTGCTCCAGAATCTTTACATGGTCACGGATACGGCGGTCGTCCGGGTCGCGCTCACCCGCGGCAATACCATCATCGGCAACATCTTCATCAAACCCCAGAAGACGATCATGTACGAGTTCGGCCTGGAAAACCAATTGTCGGATGTCCTGGTGTTCGGATTCACGACCTATTTCAAGGATATATACGACCTCTCCCAGATTCGGAAGGTGCCGGCGCTCCCGATCACCTATTTCCAGTACTTCAACGTTGACTACGGTAACGTAAAGGGATTTGAATTCAGGATCGACAAGATCATGTCGAGCATGTGGGCACTGGGCTTAAGCTACACACTGCAATTCGCAAAAGGAACGGCCTCGTTCGCCGGTGAATACTACAATGATTATTACAATTTCCAGATCGACCCGCCGGTGATCGATTACTGGCTGGATTTTGACGAGCGGCACCTGGTAAATGCCAACCTTGATCTCCAGCTGCCCAAGGATTTTATCCTCATCCCGCTGCAGAGCGTGGCCAGTTCGTTCGTGTTCACCTACAATTCGGGACAACCCTACACGCCCACGAACCTGCGCGGTGACCGCATCGGCGATGAAAATTCCGCCCGGATGACGGGGAGCTGGAATGTCGACTGGAACGCATCGAAACAGATCATGGTCGGACCGATCAGCCTGGGTTTGAGCATGATCATTCAGAACCTCTTCAATACCGAACAGGTGATCGCCGTGTATCAGACGACCGGCGAACCCGATAATCATGGCGACCCGGAACCAAGCCTTGACCAATTCGGACCGCTCACGCTCACCAGCACCAGGTATTCGCCGCAGTCCGACTTCAATCACGACGGCGTGGTCGCGGCGACCGAGATGAAGAGCAGCTATATGGACGCCCTGGCTGATTTCTATAACAACCCGGTCAACTACGGTAGTCCGTTTCGGATCCAGCTAGGCGCCAGCATAGGTTTCTAA